The Lactuca sativa cultivar Salinas chromosome 2, Lsat_Salinas_v11, whole genome shotgun sequence genome includes a window with the following:
- the LOC111912267 gene encoding UDP-glycosyltransferase 76G1, whose product METNGSDTKLRWRKSTSIRRRIIMFPLPFQGHINPMLQLANILHTQGFEITIIHTEFNSPYHSSYPHFIFKSIRDRFFEIESRLTKEDASFFIIYLNRSCEEPFRDCLTRLLAEDEEGSISCLISDALFYFTQAVADSLNLPRLVLRTTSLASAIAYGALPFSSGTGCFNLTKESNYEASVPEFPLMKVKDVVKMTTNPEGMGIFVTNMLKQMKASSGIIWNTFKELEQPSLETICQEFSVPSFTLGPFHKYFRASSSSLIEQDRTVLSWLDTQAPKSVIYISFGSVARITESAFQELAHGLTNTGLPFLWVVRPGLVPGSKWLESLPEKFLERLGDGGRIVKWAPQEDVLAHPATGCFWTHCGWNSTLESICEGVPMVCSPCFVDQPVNARYVCDVWKIGVLLEDGFDRVGIEKAIKRVMMEKEGEEIRERITSLKEKVHLSLEEGGSSHQSLKGLVDYILSF is encoded by the exons ATGGAGACCAACGGAAGCGATACCAAGCTTCGGTGGAGAAAATCGACCTCAATTCGCCGGAGAATAATAATGTTTCCCCTACCATTCCAAGGCCATATCAATCCCATGCTTCAGTTAGCAAACATTCTTCACACCCAAGGTTTTGAAATAACCATCATACACACCGAATTCAACTCCCCCTATCATTCCAGCTATCCTCACTTCATCTTCAAGTCCATCCGGGACCGATTTTTCGAGATTGAAAGCCGATTAACGAAGGAAGACGCCAGCTTTTTCATTATATACCTTAACAGAAGCTGTGAAGAGCCGTTTCGGGATTGTCTCACTAGGTTATTGGCGGAAGACGAAGAGGGGTCGATTTCCTGTCTAATCTCAGATGCCCTATTCTACTTCACACAAGCCGTGGCAGATTCCCTTAATCTCCCTCGATTGGTGCTCCGGACAACCAGTCTTGCTTCCGCCATTGCTTATGGCGCTTTACCCTTTTCCTCTGGAACTGGTTGTTTTAACCTTACAAAAG AATCAAATTATGAAGCATCGGTGCCGGAATTTCCACTTATGAAGGTCAAAGACGTCGTAAAGATGACAACCAATCCAGAAGGTATGGGGATATTTGTCACCAACATGCTTAAACAGATGAAGGCATCATCAGGGATTATCTGGAACACCTTCAAAGAACTTGAACAACCTTCACTAGAGACCATTTGCCAAGAATTTTCAGTTCCGAGCTTCACTTTAGGCCCATTCCACAAGTACTTCCGGGCATCCTCAAGCAGCTTGATCGAACAAGACCGAACTGTTCTCTCATGGCTAGACACCCAAGCCCCTAAATCTGTGATATACATAAGCTTTGGCAGCGTTGCACGTATAACCGAATCAGCATTTCAAGAATTGGCCCATGGATTGACGAATACGGGATTACCATTCTTGTGGGTGGTTAGACCAGGGTTAGTTCCTGGTTCAAAATGGCTGGAGTCATTGCCGGAAAAGTTCCTAGAAAGATTGGGCGATGGCGGACGTATAGTGAAATGGGCTCCTCAAGAAGACGTGTTAGCTCATCCAGCAACCGGTTGTTTTTGGACTCATTGTGGATGGAATTCAACGTTGGAGAGCATATGTGAAGGAGTTCCTATGGTTTGTTCACCTTGTTTTGTCGACCAACCAGTAAATGCAAGATATGTGTGCGATGTATGGAAGATTGGTGTTTTGTTGGAGGATGGGTTTGACAGGGTGGGGATTGAAAAGGCGATTAAAAGAGTAATGATggaaaaagaaggagaagaaatcCGAGAGAGAATAACTAGTCTTAAAGAGAAGGTACATCTTTCTCTTGAAGAAGGTGGATCGTCTCATCAGTCATTGAAGGGATTAGTGGATTATATTTTATCCTTTTGA